Part of the Haloarchaeobius litoreus genome is shown below.
CCTGGCGACGTTCCACAGTTTCGACGCGGAGAACCCACAGTCATCGAGGTCGTCACTCACCTGAGAGTGGTTGGCGATTTTCGCTCGATAGGTGCGGGTTGTCTCCAGCATCGGACTGTGTTCATAATCAGTTATGAAGAATTATTTATTAAAAGTAACGACTGGCGCGTGGAATATCCAGCAGGACCATCGAACGTGGTTAGTGGAGGAGTTGTCGGCTGTATCCCCGCCCTGAAGGGCGGGGTTTTAGCCTTGCAACTTCCATAAATTACCGTTCCTTACGGTCGTGCTCGGAGGCAACCCATTTGAGTCTCGGGGTCCGACTGTCCGCCGATGGAAGCGTCCAGACGCGTCGAGGTCCACCCCGGCCGCGAGGTAGTCGTCGACTTCGACCCGTCGCTCACCTTCGAGTGCGTCGACGACTGCACCTGGTGCTGTCACCACGGCGTGTTGCTGTACGAGCCCGACTTCTTCGCGCTGGCCGAGCACGCCGACCTCGCCGACGCGACGACCGAGTTCCGCGGCCAGGACTTCGTCCGCAAGGAGGAGAAGGACCGCGAGGAGCACGTCGGCGAGGACGGGGAGGCGTGCTACTTCCTGCGCGACGACGGGCTCTGTACGCTCCACCTCGAAGACGACTGGAAACCGGCCCGCTGTTCGGTGTTCCCGCTCGCGGTCACGGTCGAGGACGGCGACATCCACGTCGACATTCGCGACAGCGCACACGAACACTGCGAGGGGCTCGACGTCTCCGAACGGAGGGTGATCGACAACCTCGACGCGTTCCTCCCCGAGGTGCTGTGGGAGCTGGACGACCCGGAGAGCGACCGCGAACTCTGAGCCAAGCGGACTCCCCCGGCCATTCCAGGGGCTTCGGGGACACGGTTCGACCATGACGGGACCCGACTCCGAGCGCGAGCTCCAGCCCGAGGAGACGCTCGGCGAGGCCAGCGAGACAGTCGGCGAGAAGAGCGGGTGGGAGACACTCTCGGAGTGGGCGGACGACCACCTCACCGGCGACTGGTCGGACGACCACACCCCGTCCCGCCACTGACTGAAAGCCGTGTTTCACCCAGGGGAGGACATTTTGTCCGGGCTCCCGTCGGCGCACACGTGCAACGACGTGCACTTCTCACCGCGCTCGCTACCGGTGTCGCCAGCCTCACCGGCTGCCTCAAGGGGTCGCTCGACGCCGCCGGTGGCCAGTCCCCCGACTCGCCGGCCGACATCTGGGGTGAGGAGCCACCGTGCCCGGCGTTCGGCCGGACGGCCGACCGGACGGTCTGTACCGGCGGCGGGCACCCCGAGCCGAGCGGCGTCACCGTCGCGCTCGACCCGCCCGTGGACGCACCGCTCCGGGCGGGGAAGCCGTTCATCGTCACCCTCCGTCCCCGTGCGGACGTGCCCCTGACGTTTGCGCCCGGCGACTGGACGGTTCGGCGACTCGGCGACGAGGGCTGGACGGACGTCGCGTCGGGCAAGACCCCGACCGGCTTCACGACGGTCTACCCCGACGAGCAGTACGAGTGGCGAGTCGGCGTGGACGGGGCCGTCGCCACGACCGACGAAGCGACCCGCATCGGGGCCTCGTTCGACCCCGGGCGGTACGCCTTCTCGCTCACCGCGAGCGTCGGACGTGGCTGGTCACATGGAAAACGGATCGAGTGTGTCGTGCTGTTCGCGGTGCGTGGACGGTGACCGGGCTCACCCGACGACCAGCCAGGCGACGAACACGACCGCGCCGCCGAGGAACGTGCTCCCGACGGCGTGGATGCGGAGCCGGTCGAGCAGGTGGTGTGCGTCGTCGGAGACCTGCGCGACCTCGTACACCTCGCCACCGATCTCACAGCGCGGCAGGAAGTCCATCGCGACGTGGAGGAACACGCCCGCGGCGAAGCCGAAGACGGCGGCGGTGACGAGCGGCTCGCCGGAGAGGTCGAGGAAGCTGGCGGGGATGGCGGTCAGGCCGACGCCCGTCGCGGGCAGCAGGATGACCGTCGGCGTCTGCCCGTTGCTCGCGAGGCGGCGTGCGGCGGCGTAGCCCGCCGGGCCCTTGTGGGAGACGATGGCGAGTCCGAGGCCGACGCCGAGTTCGGGCATCGTGCCGTAGACGATACCGATGATGACGCCGGCGGCGAGCGCGTGGGCGGAGAGCTCGACGGCGGTGTGGTCGAACCCGAGGTCGACGTGGGCGAAGCGGTGCCCGAGCGTGTGCGAGCCGAAGCCGACGAGCAGCCCGGCTGCGACGCCCGCACCGGCGTACTTCATCCCCGTCGCAGGGTTAGACGCACCCTGTGCGAGCCCGAACGCCTGTGGGAGGAGAAAGAGCGCGGCGCTGACGATCATCGCGCCCGAGGCCAGTCCGTAGCCCCAGACGAGTGCCCGTGCGTGCTGGTCGCGTGCTTTGACACCGAGCGGGATGGCCAGTGCCATGGCGAAGAACGCGACCCACGCGATACCGACGGGCTTCATCGCGTCGGTGCTCGATGCGGAGAGGAGGGCGACACCGCTGAGTGCGAGCAACGCCGCGACGGCGACGAGGCCGACCCGTGAGAGGTCGTCGACGCCCCGCCAGCTGAACGTTTCCGTGGAACCCATTGTTACTAATGACAGTATTCGAGTTAATAAGAGGTTCGATTGGAGTGGTATCCACCGGTCCGTTCCCGGCGGTTACCGTGTCGCCTGCTTCCACTCCCGCAGGCCGACGACCGCGCCGTCTATGTCCTCCGCCGGACAGTCCGTCGCCGCCCAGACGAACATCGGGGCGACCTCGCTCGGGTCGCGCCCGCCCGGTCCGGAGAGTTCGGTCTCGACCTGCCCGGGGTCGACACAGCCCGCGACGTACGTGGTGTCGGCCGCGAACGCGCGGGTGACGGCCTCCGCGGCGGCCTTCGAGACCGCGTAGGAGCCGATGCCCGGCATGGCGTCCCGCGCGATGGAGCCGGTCGGAACGAGCAGCCGCGCGTCCTCGTTCAGATGCGGGACCGCCTCGCGGAACGTGGCGAAGACGCCGCGTGTGTTCGTCCGCAGGTGGTCGTCGAACGCCGAGTACGCCTCGTCCTGCACCGGGGTCTCGCCCGGGTCGCCGTGGTAGA
Proteins encoded:
- a CDS encoding YkgJ family cysteine cluster protein, yielding MEASRRVEVHPGREVVVDFDPSLTFECVDDCTWCCHHGVLLYEPDFFALAEHADLADATTEFRGQDFVRKEEKDREEHVGEDGEACYFLRDDGLCTLHLEDDWKPARCSVFPLAVTVEDGDIHVDIRDSAHEHCEGLDVSERRVIDNLDAFLPEVLWELDDPESDREL
- a CDS encoding ZIP family metal transporter, with the translated sequence MGSTETFSWRGVDDLSRVGLVAVAALLALSGVALLSASSTDAMKPVGIAWVAFFAMALAIPLGVKARDQHARALVWGYGLASGAMIVSAALFLLPQAFGLAQGASNPATGMKYAGAGVAAGLLVGFGSHTLGHRFAHVDLGFDHTAVELSAHALAAGVIIGIVYGTMPELGVGLGLAIVSHKGPAGYAAARRLASNGQTPTVILLPATGVGLTAIPASFLDLSGEPLVTAAVFGFAAGVFLHVAMDFLPRCEIGGEVYEVAQVSDDAHHLLDRLRIHAVGSTFLGGAVVFVAWLVVG
- a CDS encoding SDR family oxidoreductase, with the protein product MDGQTAVVTGASRGIGEAVVDGLVAAGAHVVACARDPDDLDGLVERHGDAATPVRADVRDEFDVERLVETASRTGDGAGIDLVVANAGVYHGDPGETPVQDEAYSAFDDHLRTNTRGVFATFREAVPHLNEDARLLVPTGSIARDAMPGIGSYAVSKAAAEAVTRAFAADTTYVAGCVDPGQVETELSGPGGRDPSEVAPMFVWAATDCPAEDIDGAVVGLREWKQATR